The segment GGGTCTAAAAACACATCGGAATTCGTAGGTGGTTCTACGCCTAAAGAGCAGGCTAGCCTGCTCGATCCAGAATCAAATCTAAAAGCTAGTAAGAAGTCCATTATTGCGAGTCTGCTCGCACAATCGAGTCGCCATCTCTTTGGCCCGACTTCAGCGCCTGATCGTCCTTTAAAGCACCAAGTCGTTTCAATTGATGGCTTGCTCTCTAAGCTGAGTTATCTCAAGCCTGAGGAAGTTACGCAGATTAAAAAGGCGTTTCAGTTTGCTGATGCAGCGCATCTCGGGCAATACCGTCATAGCGGTGAGCCATACATCACGCACCCAGTTGCGGTAGCAGAGCTCTGCGCTACTTGGCGCCTAGATGCCCCATCCATCATGGCAGCGCTTTTGCATGATGTGATCGAAGATACCGGTAGTACTAAAGCAGATCTAGTAGAAAAGTTTGGTACCAAAGTTGCTGAGCTTGTCGAGGGTCTCACTAAGCTCGATAAATTAGAGTTTCAAAGCCATGCTGAAGCGCAAGCTGAGAGCTTTCGCAAGATGTTTATGGCAATGGCGCGCGATGTACGTGTGATCTTGGTCAAGCTTGCCGATCGTACTCACAATATGCGCACCCTCGATGCCGTACCAATGGCAAAGCGCCGTAGGGTTGCCACGGAAACCATCGAAATCTATGCGCCTGTAGCTCACCGTCTTGGTCTGAACGTTATATATCGCGATCTACAAGATTTGAGTTTCCGTTATTCAATGCCAATGCGCTTTAGGGTGATTGAAGGGGCTGTTAAACGGGCGCGTGGTAACCGTAAGGAGATGGTGGAGAAGATTTTGCAGGCCTCGCGTATGGCCTTTGCAAAAGCGAATCTTCAGGTGGATTTACGTGGCCGTGAGAAAACGCTTTACAGCATCTACAACAAGATGCGCACCAAGCATGTGAGCTTCTCGCAGGTCCTAGACGTTTACGCATTTAGGGTAACTGTTAGCACTATTGATGAGTGCTACCGAGCATTAGGAATCTTGCATTCTCTTTACAAGCCAATGCCAGGCAAGTTTAAGGATTACATTGCCATTCCCAAGCTAAATGGTTATCAGTCTTTGCATACGACCTTGTTGGGTCCATCTGGTGTGCCTGTGGAGTTCCAGATTCGAACTTCGGATATGCATGCAGTAGCGGAAGCTGGCGTAGCAGCGCACTGGGCTTATAAAGAAGGTTCGCCTGATATGAGTGAGGTGCAAAATCGCGCTCACCAATGGTTGCAGTCCTTGATTGATATTCAGGATAGTAGCGGCGATTCTCAGGAGTTCTTAGAGCACGTCAAGATCGACTTATTTCCCGATGCGGTTTATGTATTTACACCAGCAGGCCAAATCCGCGCCTTACCAAGAGGAGCAACAGCTCTAGATTTTGCGTATTCCATTCATAGTGATTTAGGTAATACCTGTGTGGCTGTGAAGATTAATGGCTTGCAATTGCCATTGCGTAGCGAGCTTAAGAATGGCGACATTATTGAAGTAGTCACCTCAGCGAACTCACAACCCAATCCAGGTTGGTTGGCATTTGTGCGCACTGGTAAAGCTAGAGCGTCCATTCGTCACTCACTCAAGACAAAACATTATTCAGAGTCACTCCAACTGGGTGAGCGTCTCTTAGCAAATAGTCTTCGCCAACAAGGTGTTGATGCTGCACTACTAACACAAGAGATCTGGGAAAAGTTAATGCACTGGACGGGTGATAAAACCCGTGAAGAAGCATGTGTCAACATTGCCTTAGGTCGTCGCTCGCCTCAAGAGTTGGCAATTCGTCTAAAGATCTTGATTGATGATGAAGGTGGTGGTGAGCAAATGCGTTTGGGCGCGGCTGACTGGGTAAGCCCAAGCCAAGATATTGCCCAGCATCAGCGCCAAGCAATCTTAGTAGATGGCCGTGAAGGCAATTCCATTCACTTTCAGTCTTGTTGTCATCCAATTCCAGGCGACAACATCATTGGCTACTTGGGCAAAGGCGAGGGCTTACAAGTTCACACCAATGATTGTCCAGTAGCATTGCGCATGCTCTCTAAAGATAGTGATAAGTGGGTAGAGGTCGAGTGGGGCAAAGATCTCAATCGTGAATTTGAAGTCGACCTAGCTATTGATACCAAGCAAGGTAAGGGAGTATTGGCGCGCGTAGCAAGTAGTGTGACTGCCGCTGACTCGAACATCATGAATGTATCAATGGAAGACCGATTTAAAGAGGATTCTGTCACTATCCGATTTACGATCCAAGTCTTTGATCGTTTGCACCTTTCGAAGGTGATGCGTAGCTTACGTGCGAATCCAGATGTAATGCGCGTGACCCGTACGCGTGCACTGTAAGCATAGCGGCGCAATTATTTACAAATACTGCACATCCAGAATTTCAATTTCGGTAGGGCCAGTTGGTGTTTGAATCGTCACACAATCGCCAAGTCTCGATTTAATTAAGGCCTTGGCAATTGGTGAAACCCAACTGACATGGTTCTTCTCAAGATCCACTTCATCGACCCCCACAATCGTGATTTCCGTTTCTTTTCCAGCATCTTTGCCTTCTAGTGCGGAATAGGTGACCGTTGCGCCAAAAAAGATCTGCTCGGCATCAGCTTCGCCTGATTTTCGGGCAGAATTGTCGATCACAACAGCTACTTCAAGCCGTTTATTCAAAAACCGAATGCGCCGATCGATCTCTCGAAGGCGCTTTTTTCCGTAAATATAGTCCCCATTTTCTGACCGATCGCCATTGCTGGCAGCCCAGTGCACCACCTTTACAACCTCGGGTCTATCAAGGTTTAGGAGCTGTAAGAGCTCGGTCTTAATCCGTTCATGACCAGCGGGTGTGATGTAGTTCTTCTCTTCCATGGCATAATTATGGCTGTTGCGGCTGTAGCTCAGCTGGATAGAGTACTTGGCTACGAACCAAGGGGTCGTGGGTTCAATTCCTGCCAGCCGCACCACCTTATACAGGGCCTAGTTGAAAAACTAGGCCTTTTTTCATAGTGTTTTAAGAAACGACTTTTGCATAGGCATTTCTCAGTAAATTCATACAGATACCTTATAGTCTATTTATGAGCGTTTCTGACACCATTTCTCCAGCATCTACGGTTGCCGGTATTCCGGTAGCGGCATGGACTCAAACCGATGCACGTCACGCGAAAATTACCCTGAGTGGTGATGTTGATATATACAGCTTGGGCGGTATTTGGACGCAAATACAAGATGCGCAAAATGCTTGGCTTGCGAAGATTGCTGCAAATGACTTAAAGAGTGCCACCTTAACCTTTGACGCTGCACAAGTGACATCGATGGATGGTGCCGCAATTGCTTTTTTAATTAGCACTCAAGAAGCACAAGAAAAAGTGGGCGCTCAATTTGACTTGCAAGGTTTGCAGCCTCGTTACCAGCCTTTGCTCAAAGAATTTCAGCCCATCAGCAATTTATTTCCGGTTCCAGCAATAAAGCCTAGGCGAAGTTTTGTGGTCAGCACTGGCATGGCTGTGCAGAATTTATTGGGTGACGCAAAAGGCCTTATTGCCTTTTTAGGCCATTTATCAGCCGATTTGGTTTGGTCGGTACGAAACATTCGTCAAGTACGCTGGGGTGACTTCGTTAATGCCGCAGTAGAGGCGGGGATTGCTGCTTTGCCAATTGTTGGTCTGGTTTCCTTTCTAATTGGTGTAATTCTCTCGTTCCAGGCTGCTATTGGTATGAAGCAATTTGGCGCCGTCTCATTTGTAGGACCTTTAGCGGCCTTGGGAATTGTTCGAGAAATGGGTCCTTTGATTACCGCTATTTTGTTGGCGGGTAGATCTTCCGCAGCTTTTGCCGCTGAGATTGGCACTATGACTGTCAATAGCGAGGTCGATGCTTTGGTAACAGGTGGCTTAAGCCCGATTCGATTCTTGGTCGTGCCACGAGTATTAGCAGGCGTCTTGGTTGCGCCTATTCTCACTTTGTATGCCGATATCGTAAGCATCATTGCATCGATGTTTACTATGTTGATTTATGGCATACCGTTTATTAATTTTTATAACGGCATGCTCAGTGCGGTTGATGTGGAAGACATTATTTCGGGATTGGTAAAAGCAACGATGTTTGGTGTGGTGGTATCAGCAATGGGTTGTTTGCGTGGCATGCAGACTGGAACTGGCGCTGCTGCAGTTGGTATCTCTGCTACTAGGGCAGTGGTGAGTAGTATTGTGATGATTGTCTTGGTAGACGGAATCTTCGCAGTTATTTCTTACAAGACAGGTTTCTAATGACTGCGCCAAGTAACCCAAATGCCGTAGTAAGCCCATCGAGCAATGGTGGCGCTCAGTATGCA is part of the Polynucleobacter tropicus genome and harbors:
- a CDS encoding ABC transporter permease; its protein translation is MSVSDTISPASTVAGIPVAAWTQTDARHAKITLSGDVDIYSLGGIWTQIQDAQNAWLAKIAANDLKSATLTFDAAQVTSMDGAAIAFLISTQEAQEKVGAQFDLQGLQPRYQPLLKEFQPISNLFPVPAIKPRRSFVVSTGMAVQNLLGDAKGLIAFLGHLSADLVWSVRNIRQVRWGDFVNAAVEAGIAALPIVGLVSFLIGVILSFQAAIGMKQFGAVSFVGPLAALGIVREMGPLITAILLAGRSSAAFAAEIGTMTVNSEVDALVTGGLSPIRFLVVPRVLAGVLVAPILTLYADIVSIIASMFTMLIYGIPFINFYNGMLSAVDVEDIISGLVKATMFGVVVSAMGCLRGMQTGTGAAAVGISATRAVVSSIVMIVLVDGIFAVISYKTGF
- the greB gene encoding transcription elongation factor GreB, producing the protein MEEKNYITPAGHERIKTELLQLLNLDRPEVVKVVHWAASNGDRSENGDYIYGKKRLREIDRRIRFLNKRLEVAVVIDNSARKSGEADAEQIFFGATVTYSALEGKDAGKETEITIVGVDEVDLEKNHVSWVSPIAKALIKSRLGDCVTIQTPTGPTEIEILDVQYL
- a CDS encoding RelA/SpoT family protein; this encodes MELPLGTGPSGSKNTSEFVGGSTPKEQASLLDPESNLKASKKSIIASLLAQSSRHLFGPTSAPDRPLKHQVVSIDGLLSKLSYLKPEEVTQIKKAFQFADAAHLGQYRHSGEPYITHPVAVAELCATWRLDAPSIMAALLHDVIEDTGSTKADLVEKFGTKVAELVEGLTKLDKLEFQSHAEAQAESFRKMFMAMARDVRVILVKLADRTHNMRTLDAVPMAKRRRVATETIEIYAPVAHRLGLNVIYRDLQDLSFRYSMPMRFRVIEGAVKRARGNRKEMVEKILQASRMAFAKANLQVDLRGREKTLYSIYNKMRTKHVSFSQVLDVYAFRVTVSTIDECYRALGILHSLYKPMPGKFKDYIAIPKLNGYQSLHTTLLGPSGVPVEFQIRTSDMHAVAEAGVAAHWAYKEGSPDMSEVQNRAHQWLQSLIDIQDSSGDSQEFLEHVKIDLFPDAVYVFTPAGQIRALPRGATALDFAYSIHSDLGNTCVAVKINGLQLPLRSELKNGDIIEVVTSANSQPNPGWLAFVRTGKARASIRHSLKTKHYSESLQLGERLLANSLRQQGVDAALLTQEIWEKLMHWTGDKTREEACVNIALGRRSPQELAIRLKILIDDEGGGEQMRLGAADWVSPSQDIAQHQRQAILVDGREGNSIHFQSCCHPIPGDNIIGYLGKGEGLQVHTNDCPVALRMLSKDSDKWVEVEWGKDLNREFEVDLAIDTKQGKGVLARVASSVTAADSNIMNVSMEDRFKEDSVTIRFTIQVFDRLHLSKVMRSLRANPDVMRVTRTRAL